The following coding sequences lie in one Fimbriimonadaceae bacterium genomic window:
- the rpsJ gene encoding 30S ribosomal protein S10: protein MKVRIRLRAYDHRLIDASAEKITETAKRTGARVCGPVPLPTNIRKFCVIRGPHIDKESMEHFELRTHNRLIDILEPTNKTIDALMRLDLPSGVDIEIKS, encoded by the coding sequence ATGAAAGTTAGAATACGACTTCGCGCGTACGATCACCGCTTGATCGACGCCTCTGCAGAGAAGATCACTGAGACCGCCAAGCGCACCGGCGCAAGAGTTTGCGGACCGGTTCCTCTTCCCACCAACATCCGCAAGTTCTGCGTGATTCGCGGGCCGCACATCGACAAGGAGTCGATGGAGCACTTCGAGCTTCGCACCCACAACCGTCTGATCGACATCCTTGAGCCCACCAACAAGACGATCGACGCGCTGATGCGCCTCGACCTTCCCAGCGGCGTGGATATCGAGATCAAGAGCTAG
- the tuf gene encoding elongation factor Tu, which yields MARAKFERNKPHVNIGTIGHVDHGKTSLTAAITGALAFKGFAKKVAYAEIDNAPEEKARGITINISHQEYETDTRHYAHVDCPGHADFIKNMITGAAQMDGAILVVSATDGPMPQTREHILLARQVGVPYIVVFINKVDLVDDEELIELVEMEVRDLLSKYGFPGDDTPIIKGSAVKAIDALEKGAGVDDPAFKPVFDLMEAVDSYIPTPQRETEKPFLMAVEDVFTITGRGTVATGRVERGSLLVNTEVEIVGLMEAPKKTVCTGIEMFRKLLDSAQAGDNVGLLLRGVDRKDIERGMVVCKPGSIKPHTKFDSEVYVLSKEEGGRHTPFVTGYRPQFYFRTTDVTGTLNLPTGVEMVMPGDNITMTIELISPIAMEIGSKFAIREGGRTVGAGTISKVYE from the coding sequence ATGGCACGAGCTAAATTTGAGAGAAATAAGCCGCACGTCAACATCGGCACAATCGGCCACGTCGACCACGGCAAGACATCGCTGACCGCAGCTATTACCGGCGCCCTCGCATTCAAGGGCTTCGCCAAGAAGGTTGCGTACGCAGAGATCGACAACGCGCCGGAAGAGAAGGCACGAGGTATCACGATCAACATCTCCCACCAGGAGTACGAGACCGATACCCGCCACTATGCGCACGTTGACTGTCCGGGACACGCCGACTTTATCAAGAACATGATCACCGGCGCGGCTCAGATGGACGGCGCGATCCTCGTCGTTTCGGCTACCGACGGTCCGATGCCCCAGACACGCGAGCACATCCTGCTTGCCCGTCAGGTTGGCGTTCCTTACATCGTTGTTTTCATCAACAAGGTTGACCTCGTTGACGACGAAGAGCTGATCGAACTCGTCGAGATGGAAGTTCGAGATCTGCTGAGCAAGTACGGATTCCCAGGCGACGACACCCCCATCATCAAGGGTTCGGCGGTTAAGGCCATCGACGCGCTTGAGAAGGGCGCTGGCGTTGACGATCCTGCGTTCAAGCCGGTTTTCGACTTGATGGAAGCTGTCGACAGCTACATCCCGACCCCGCAGCGCGAAACCGAGAAGCCGTTCCTTATGGCTGTCGAGGACGTTTTCACGATCACGGGTCGCGGTACGGTTGCCACCGGCCGTGTCGAGCGCGGTTCGCTCTTGGTCAACACAGAAGTTGAAATCGTCGGCCTTATGGAAGCGCCCAAGAAGACGGTTTGTACAGGAATTGAAATGTTCCGCAAACTTCTGGATTCGGCTCAGGCGGGCGACAACGTTGGTCTGCTCCTTCGCGGTGTAGACCGAAAGGACATTGAGCGAGGCATGGTTGTATGTAAGCCAGGCTCGATCAAGCCGCACACCAAGTTCGACTCCGAGGTTTACGTTCTGTCGAAGGAAGAGGGCGGACGCCACACCCCGTTCGTAACGGGTTACCGACCGCAGTTCTACTTCCGCACGACGGACGTTACCGGTACGCTGAACCTTCCGACGGGCGTCGAAATGGTTATGCCCGGAGACAACATCACCATGACGATCGAGCTTATCTCGCCGATTGCTATGGAAATCGGCTCCAAGTTCGCTATCCGTGAGGGTGGTCGAACCGTTGGCGCTGGCACCATCTCGAAGGTTTACGAATAA
- a CDS encoding phosphotransferase, translated as MAKSFDELGKRGQVSRLKSTALDLLAQYPVDIRELKLINHGFNTTFAVSASDGSKYALRINTNSLRDEAEMNAEVAWVSALSAETDLRVPTPQTTKGGAQIAEAWSEPLNRKARGVLYSWLPGKNAGIPLAPATAEAMGRATRTMHEHAAGFQMPAGAGLKPIKDVMFGYEYQIDRHMPDLDHSLFHKVVNEGNRLVKKLNSAALIPIHYDLHMWNVKWMRGKLSVFDFDDTILGTPVMDAYVTLFYIRISPNAEEIEEAYWRGLGSAPAELGVTPEEFEWLVASRAPLLVNEFYKNNTAGFSELAPKYAKVTETRLKHFSDTGRFDPRVATMQG; from the coding sequence ATGGCAAAGAGTTTTGATGAGTTAGGAAAGCGTGGTCAGGTCAGCCGCCTGAAGTCAACAGCGTTGGATCTGCTTGCTCAGTATCCCGTCGACATCCGAGAATTGAAACTCATCAATCACGGCTTTAACACCACCTTCGCTGTCTCGGCAAGCGACGGCAGCAAGTACGCGCTGCGCATCAACACCAACTCCCTTCGAGACGAGGCGGAGATGAATGCCGAAGTGGCTTGGGTAAGCGCCCTGAGCGCCGAGACCGATCTGCGCGTGCCAACTCCCCAAACGACCAAGGGAGGCGCTCAGATCGCCGAAGCGTGGTCAGAGCCACTCAACCGTAAAGCCCGAGGGGTCTTGTACTCGTGGCTGCCAGGAAAGAACGCGGGAATCCCCCTTGCGCCGGCAACCGCCGAGGCGATGGGCAGGGCCACCAGAACAATGCACGAGCACGCAGCAGGCTTTCAAATGCCGGCTGGAGCCGGTTTAAAGCCCATCAAAGACGTGATGTTTGGCTATGAATACCAGATCGACCGGCACATGCCTGACCTGGATCATTCGCTCTTTCACAAGGTTGTGAACGAAGGGAACAGGCTCGTCAAGAAGCTAAACTCAGCAGCGCTCATCCCCATCCACTACGACCTGCACATGTGGAACGTAAAGTGGATGCGAGGGAAGCTATCGGTTTTCGATTTTGACGATACGATCCTGGGGACTCCCGTTATGGATGCGTACGTCACCCTCTTTTACATCCGAATCAGCCCCAATGCCGAGGAGATCGAAGAGGCGTACTGGCGGGGGCTTGGCTCGGCTCCTGCGGAGCTTGGTGTGACGCCCGAGGAGTTTGAATGGCTAGTCGCATCCCGAGCGCCTTTGCTTGTGAACGAATTCTATAAGAACAACACGGCTGGGTTTTCGGAGCTCGCACCCAAGTACGCAAAGGTGACCGAAACAAGGCTCAAACACTTTTCCGATACCGGACGTTTCGACCCCCGCGTCGCAACGATGCAGGGGTAG